The Streptomyces seoulensis genome contains a region encoding:
- a CDS encoding histone-like nucleoid-structuring protein Lsr2, which translates to MAQKVQVLLVDDLDGGEADETVTFALDGKTYEIDLTTANADKLRGLLDAYVKGGRRTGGRSSGGRGKTRAASGGNQDTAAIRAWAKENGYDVNDRGRVPASIREAYEKANG; encoded by the coding sequence GTGGCGCAGAAGGTTCAGGTCCTTCTTGTCGACGACCTCGACGGCGGCGAGGCTGACGAGACCGTGACGTTCGCGTTGGACGGCAAGACGTACGAGATCGATCTCACGACCGCCAATGCGGACAAGCTGCGTGGCCTTCTCGACGCATATGTGAAGGGTGGCCGTCGTACCGGAGGCCGTTCCTCGGGCGGACGCGGCAAGACCCGCGCCGCTTCCGGTGGCAACCAGGACACCGCGGCCATCCGCGCCTGGGCCAAGGAGAACGGTTACGACGTGAACGACCGCGGCCGTGTTCCCGCGTCCATCCGCGAGGCCTACGAGAAGGCCAACGGCTGA
- a CDS encoding MDR family MFS transporter, which produces MADTQTATAGQAEPEKAEKQPKSVRVVLLALMIAMMLAMLDNMIVGTAMPTIVGDLGGLEHLSWVVTGYTLATAASTPVWGKIGDMYGRKGAFLGSIVIFLIGSALSGMAQGMGELIAFRAVQGLGAGGLMVGVMAIIGDLIPPRERGKYQGMMAGVMALAMIGGPLVGGTITDNWGWRWSFYINLPLGAVALALVSAVLHLPKKRAKAGIDYLGVTLLTVGITAIVLVTTWGGTEYAWTSARIMELTALGVVSLVGFVFWQTKAAEPVVPLHIFKSRNFTLMSLIGFITGFVMFGATLFLPLYQQAVQGASATNSGLLLLPMLGAMLVTSMVAGRVTTGSGRYKVFPVAGGALMIVGLYLMSTMDTETTRLTSGIYMAVVGAGMGCLMQVTMLVAQNSVEMKDMGVASSSATLFRTLGSSFGVAVMGALFNNRVQDVMTERAGALGKGITEKSAQLDAASLAKLPVAAREAYQHAVSAGTHSAFLLGSAIAVVVLVAAVFVKEVPLRGGPQKPSAEPTDAVPAPVTEAV; this is translated from the coding sequence ATGGCGGACACGCAGACGGCCACAGCGGGCCAGGCGGAGCCCGAGAAGGCCGAGAAGCAGCCGAAGAGCGTACGGGTGGTCCTGCTCGCGCTCATGATCGCCATGATGCTGGCGATGCTGGACAACATGATCGTGGGCACCGCGATGCCCACCATCGTGGGCGATCTGGGCGGGCTCGAGCACCTGTCCTGGGTCGTGACGGGGTACACCCTCGCCACCGCGGCCTCGACCCCGGTCTGGGGCAAGATCGGTGACATGTACGGGCGCAAGGGCGCCTTCCTCGGCTCGATCGTGATCTTCCTGATCGGCTCCGCGCTCAGCGGTATGGCCCAGGGCATGGGCGAGCTGATCGCGTTCCGGGCCGTCCAGGGCCTGGGCGCCGGTGGTCTGATGGTCGGCGTCATGGCGATCATCGGCGACCTGATCCCGCCGCGTGAGCGCGGCAAGTACCAGGGCATGATGGCCGGCGTCATGGCGCTGGCGATGATCGGCGGCCCGCTGGTCGGTGGCACCATCACCGACAACTGGGGCTGGCGCTGGTCCTTCTACATCAACCTGCCGCTCGGCGCGGTCGCGCTGGCGCTGGTCTCCGCCGTGCTGCACCTGCCGAAGAAGCGGGCCAAGGCGGGCATCGACTACCTCGGTGTCACCCTGCTCACCGTCGGCATCACCGCGATCGTGCTGGTCACGACGTGGGGCGGCACGGAGTACGCCTGGACCTCCGCGCGCATCATGGAGCTGACCGCCCTCGGTGTCGTGTCGCTGGTCGGGTTCGTTTTCTGGCAGACCAAGGCCGCCGAGCCGGTCGTGCCGCTGCACATCTTCAAGAGCCGCAACTTCACCCTGATGTCGCTCATCGGCTTCATCACCGGCTTCGTGATGTTCGGCGCGACGCTCTTCCTGCCGCTGTACCAGCAGGCCGTGCAGGGCGCGTCCGCGACCAACTCCGGACTGCTGCTCCTGCCGATGCTCGGCGCGATGCTGGTGACCTCGATGGTCGCGGGCCGGGTCACCACCGGCAGTGGGCGCTACAAGGTCTTCCCCGTCGCCGGCGGCGCGCTGATGATCGTCGGACTGTACCTGATGTCCACGATGGACACCGAGACCACCCGGCTGACCTCGGGTATCTACATGGCCGTGGTCGGCGCGGGCATGGGCTGCCTGATGCAGGTGACCATGCTGGTCGCGCAGAACAGCGTGGAGATGAAGGACATGGGCGTCGCGTCCTCCTCCGCCACCCTGTTCCGTACCCTCGGCTCCTCGTTCGGTGTGGCCGTCATGGGCGCCCTGTTCAACAACCGGGTGCAGGACGTCATGACCGAGCGCGCCGGTGCGCTGGGCAAGGGCATCACCGAGAAGTCCGCCCAGCTCGACGCGGCCAGCCTCGCCAAGCTGCCGGTCGCCGCGCGGGAGGCGTACCAGCACGCGGTGTCCGCCGGCACGCACTCCGCGTTCCTCCTCGGCTCCGCCATCGCCGTCGTGGTCCTCGTCGCGGCCGTCTTCGTCAAGGAGGTCCCGCTGCGCGGCGGCCCCCAGAAGCCGTCGGCCGAGCCCACGGACGCGGTCCCGGCTCCGGTGACGGAAGCGGTCTGA
- a CDS encoding TetR/AcrR family transcriptional regulator: MGDTMDGTKQQRRGNTRQRIQDVALELFAEQGYEKTSLREIAEHLDVTKAALYYHFKTKEEIIVSLFQDLTQPIEDLIEWGRSQPHTLETKQEIVRRYSAALAGAQPLFRFMQENQATVRELRIGDTFKERMKGLREIIIDPDAEMVDQVRSISALFTLHAGMFVMADLEGDPEKKREAVLEVAVDLVTQAHEGARGRK; the protein is encoded by the coding sequence ATGGGCGACACCATGGACGGCACCAAGCAGCAGCGCCGCGGGAACACCCGCCAGCGCATCCAGGACGTCGCGCTCGAGCTCTTCGCGGAACAGGGCTACGAAAAGACCTCGCTGCGCGAGATCGCCGAGCACCTCGATGTCACCAAGGCAGCTCTCTACTACCACTTCAAGACCAAGGAAGAGATCATCGTCAGCCTCTTCCAGGATCTGACGCAGCCCATCGAGGACCTGATCGAGTGGGGCCGGAGCCAGCCGCACACCCTGGAGACCAAGCAGGAGATCGTACGGCGCTACAGCGCGGCGCTGGCCGGGGCGCAGCCGCTCTTCCGGTTCATGCAGGAGAACCAGGCGACGGTGCGGGAACTGCGCATCGGGGACACGTTCAAGGAACGGATGAAGGGCCTCAGGGAGATCATCATCGACCCCGATGCCGAGATGGTGGACCAGGTCCGCTCGATCAGCGCGCTCTTCACACTGCACGCCGGGATGTTCGTGATGGCGGACCTGGAAGGCGACCCCGAGAAGAAGCGCGAAGCGGTTCTCGAAGTCGCCGTGGATCTGGTGACGCAGGCGCACGAGGGCGCCCGCGGCAGGAAGTAG
- a CDS encoding ATP-dependent Clp protease ATP-binding subunit, translating into MFERFTDRARRVVVLAQEEARMLNHNYIGTEHILLGLIHEGEGVAAKALESLGISLEAVRQQVEEIIGQGQQAPSGHIPFTPRAKKVLELSLREALQLGHNYIGTEHILLGLIREGEGVAAQVLVKLGADLNRVRQQVIQLLSGYQGKETAAAGGPAEGTPSTSLVLDQFGRNLTQAARETKLDPVIGREKEIERVMQVLSRRTKNNPVLIGEPGVGKTAVVEGLAQAIVKGEVPETLKDKHLYTLDLGALVAGSRYRGDFEERLKKVLKEIRTRGDIILFIDELHTLVGAGAAEGAIDAASILKPMLARGELQTIGATTLDEYRKHLEKDAALERRFQPIQVAEPSLPHTIEILKGLRDRYEAHHRVSITDEALVQAATLADRYISDRFLPDKAIDLIDEAGSRMRIRRMTAPPDLREFDEKIAGVRRDKESAIDSQDFEKAASLRDKEKQLLAAKAKREKEWKAGDMDVVAEVDGELIAEVLATATGIPVFKLTEEESSRLLRMEEELHKRVIGQVDAVKALSKAIRRTRAGLKDPKRPGGSFIFAGPSGVGKTELSKALAEFLFGDEDALISLDMSEFSEKHTVSRLFGSPPGYVGYEEGGQLTEKVRRKPFSVVLFDEVEKAHPDIFNSLLQILEDGRLTDSQGRVVDFKNTVIIMTTNLGTRDISKGFNLGFAASGDTKTNYERMKNKVSDELKQHFRPEFLNRVDDVVVFPQLTQADILRIVDLMVGKVDERLKDRDMGIELSQSAKELLSKKGYDPVLGARPLRRTIQREVEDTLSEKILFGELRPGHIVVVDTEGEGENQTFTFRGEEKAALPDAPPIEQAAGGAGPNLSKDA; encoded by the coding sequence ATGTTCGAGAGGTTCACCGACCGCGCGCGGCGGGTTGTCGTCCTGGCTCAGGAAGAAGCCCGGATGCTCAACCACAACTACATCGGCACCGAGCACATCCTCCTGGGTCTCATCCACGAGGGTGAAGGTGTCGCCGCTAAGGCCCTGGAGAGCCTCGGCATTTCGCTTGAGGCGGTCCGTCAGCAGGTGGAGGAGATCATCGGTCAGGGCCAGCAGGCCCCGTCCGGTCACATCCCCTTCACCCCCCGTGCCAAGAAGGTCCTGGAGCTCTCGCTCCGCGAGGCCCTTCAGCTCGGCCACAACTACATCGGCACTGAGCACATCCTGCTCGGCCTGATCCGTGAGGGCGAGGGCGTCGCCGCCCAGGTCCTGGTCAAGCTGGGTGCGGACCTCAACCGGGTGCGGCAGCAGGTCATCCAGCTGCTCTCCGGTTACCAGGGCAAGGAGACCGCCGCCGCCGGCGGCCCGGCCGAGGGCACGCCCTCGACCTCTCTCGTCCTGGACCAGTTCGGCCGGAACCTCACCCAGGCCGCTCGTGAAACCAAGCTCGACCCGGTCATCGGGCGCGAGAAGGAGATCGAGCGGGTCATGCAGGTGCTGTCCCGCCGTACGAAGAACAACCCGGTGCTGATCGGTGAGCCCGGCGTCGGCAAGACCGCCGTCGTCGAGGGCCTCGCCCAGGCCATCGTCAAGGGCGAGGTGCCCGAGACCCTCAAGGACAAGCACCTCTACACCCTGGACCTCGGTGCCCTGGTGGCCGGCTCCCGCTACCGCGGTGACTTCGAGGAGCGCCTGAAGAAGGTGCTCAAGGAGATCCGCACCCGCGGCGACATCATCCTGTTCATCGACGAGCTGCACACGCTCGTCGGCGCGGGTGCCGCCGAGGGCGCGATCGACGCCGCCTCCATCCTCAAGCCGATGCTGGCCCGCGGTGAGCTCCAGACCATCGGTGCCACCACGCTGGACGAGTACCGCAAGCACCTGGAGAAGGACGCGGCCCTCGAGCGCCGCTTCCAGCCGATCCAGGTCGCGGAGCCGTCGCTGCCGCACACGATCGAGATCCTCAAGGGTCTGCGCGACCGGTACGAGGCGCACCACCGCGTCTCCATCACGGACGAGGCGCTGGTCCAGGCCGCCACCCTGGCCGACCGGTACATCTCGGACCGCTTCCTGCCGGACAAGGCGATCGACCTGATCGACGAGGCCGGTTCCCGGATGCGCATCCGCCGGATGACCGCGCCGCCGGACCTCCGCGAGTTCGACGAGAAGATCGCCGGTGTCCGCCGGGACAAGGAGTCCGCGATCGACTCGCAGGACTTCGAGAAGGCCGCCTCCCTGCGCGACAAGGAGAAGCAGCTCCTGGCCGCCAAGGCCAAGCGGGAGAAGGAGTGGAAGGCCGGCGACATGGACGTCGTCGCCGAGGTCGACGGCGAGCTGATCGCCGAGGTCCTCGCCACGGCCACGGGCATCCCGGTCTTCAAGCTGACCGAGGAGGAGTCCAGCCGCCTGCTCCGCATGGAGGAGGAGCTGCACAAGCGGGTCATCGGCCAGGTCGACGCCGTCAAGGCGCTGTCCAAGGCGATCCGCCGTACGCGTGCCGGTCTGAAGGACCCGAAGCGCCCCGGTGGCTCGTTCATCTTCGCCGGTCCGTCCGGTGTCGGTAAGACCGAGCTGTCCAAGGCGCTCGCCGAGTTCCTCTTCGGCGACGAGGACGCGCTGATCTCCCTCGACATGTCGGAGTTCAGCGAGAAGCACACGGTCTCGCGTCTCTTCGGTTCGCCCCCCGGTTACGTGGGCTACGAGGAGGGCGGCCAGCTCACCGAGAAGGTGCGCCGCAAGCCGTTCTCCGTCGTCCTCTTCGACGAGGTCGAGAAGGCCCACCCGGACATCTTCAACTCGCTGCTGCAGATCCTGGAGGACGGTCGCCTGACCGACTCCCAGGGCCGGGTCGTGGACTTCAAGAACACGGTCATCATCATGACGACCAACCTCGGCACGCGGGACATCTCCAAGGGCTTCAACCTGGGCTTCGCCGCCTCCGGCGACACGAAGACCAACTACGAGCGCATGAAGAACAAGGTGTCGGACGAGCTGAAGCAGCACTTCCGCCCCGAGTTCCTCAACCGCGTCGACGACGTGGTCGTCTTCCCGCAGCTCACCCAGGCCGACATCCTCCGGATCGTCGACCTCATGGTGGGCAAGGTGGACGAGCGCCTCAAGGACCGGGACATGGGCATCGAGCTCTCCCAGTCCGCCAAGGAGCTCCTCTCCAAGAAGGGCTACGACCCGGTGCTGGGCGCGCGTCCGCTGCGTCGCACGATCCAGCGCGAGGTCGAGGACACCCTCTCGGAGAAGATCCTCTTCGGCGAGCTGCGCCCCGGCCACATCGTGGTCGTCGACACGGAGGGCGAGGGCGAGAACCAGACCTTCACCTTCCGTGGCGAAGAGAAGGCCGCCCTCCCGGACGCCCCGCCGATCGAGCAGGCGGCCGGCGGAGCGGGCCCGAACCTGAGCAAGGACGCGTAG
- a CDS encoding M23 family metallopeptidase, which translates to MFKRSTSVRTSALRTRVAVMAAGVGAAAVLGGGVASAASASATSWVDPVKKYTLSASFDQGGSHWAHKHSGQDFAVPTGTEVLAAHGGTVVKAGPNGAGDGPAYGNAIVIKHGNGLYSQYAHLSRVDVKIGQVVKTGQHIAKSGSTGNSTGPHLHFEIRKTPNYGSAVNPVVFLKAHGVHV; encoded by the coding sequence ATGTTCAAGCGTTCCACGTCTGTCCGTACGTCCGCGCTCCGCACTCGCGTGGCTGTCATGGCCGCCGGTGTCGGCGCCGCGGCCGTGCTGGGTGGCGGGGTTGCCAGCGCCGCCTCCGCCTCCGCGACCTCCTGGGTCGACCCGGTGAAGAAGTACACCCTCTCCGCCAGCTTCGACCAGGGCGGCAGCCACTGGGCGCACAAGCACAGCGGTCAGGACTTCGCGGTGCCCACCGGCACCGAGGTCCTCGCGGCCCACGGCGGCACCGTCGTCAAGGCCGGCCCGAACGGCGCCGGTGACGGCCCCGCGTACGGCAACGCCATCGTCATCAAGCACGGCAACGGTCTGTACTCGCAGTACGCCCACCTGTCCCGTGTCGACGTCAAGATCGGCCAGGTCGTCAAGACCGGCCAGCACATAGCGAAGTCGGGCAGCACCGGTAACTCCACCGGCCCGCACCTGCACTTCGAGATCCGCAAGACGCCGAACTACGGCTCGGCCGTCAACCCGGTCGTCTTCCTGAAGGCCCACGGCGTCCACGTCTGA
- a CDS encoding amino-acid N-acetyltransferase: protein MSAKSPEVSANAITVRRARTSDVPAVRRLLDAYTRDRILLDKATVTLYEDIQEFWVAERDDNAEVVGCGALHVMWEDLAEVRTLAVNPALKGSGTGHRLLGKLLETARRLGVRRVFCLTFEVDFFTKHGFVEIGETPVDADVYAELLRSYDEGVAEFLGLERVKPNTLGNSRMLLHL, encoded by the coding sequence ATGTCAGCGAAGAGCCCCGAAGTCTCCGCGAATGCCATCACCGTCCGGCGGGCCCGGACCAGCGATGTTCCCGCTGTACGCCGACTCCTCGACGCCTACACCCGTGACCGCATCCTGCTCGACAAAGCGACGGTCACGCTTTACGAGGACATCCAGGAGTTCTGGGTCGCGGAACGCGACGACAACGCCGAGGTCGTCGGCTGCGGCGCCTTGCACGTCATGTGGGAAGACCTCGCGGAAGTCCGCACTCTCGCGGTGAACCCCGCCCTCAAGGGCTCCGGAACGGGACACCGGCTGCTGGGGAAGTTGCTGGAGACCGCTCGCCGGCTCGGCGTTCGACGCGTTTTCTGTCTGACCTTCGAAGTCGACTTCTTCACCAAGCACGGCTTCGTGGAGATCGGTGAGACACCGGTCGACGCCGATGTGTACGCGGAGCTCTTGCGCTCCTATGACGAGGGCGTCGCCGAGTTCCTCGGTCTCGAACGAGTGAAACCCAACACCTTGGGCAACAGCCGGATGCTTCTGCATCTGTGA
- a CDS encoding HAD family acid phosphatase, which yields MTRRLWARRTAAVAVSTAALTALAAPAEAAPTAAPTAAAVDYATWQRDCGRVMDEALPYIQSRIASGGKQAIVLDVDNTTLETDFGFRYPQPANRPVLKVAQYAQSHGVALFFVTARPGILHWPTSYNLEHDGYQVTDLRVRGLFDLFKDVADYKTAQRADIENHGYEIIANIGNSTSDLTGGHAEKTFKLPDYDGQLS from the coding sequence ATGACCAGACGCTTATGGGCGCGCCGGACCGCCGCCGTCGCCGTCTCCACCGCCGCACTCACCGCGCTCGCCGCACCCGCCGAGGCCGCCCCCACGGCCGCCCCCACGGCTGCCGCCGTCGACTACGCCACCTGGCAGCGGGACTGCGGGCGGGTGATGGACGAGGCGCTCCCCTACATCCAGAGCCGTATCGCCTCGGGCGGGAAGCAGGCGATCGTCCTGGACGTCGACAACACCACCCTGGAGACCGACTTCGGCTTCCGGTACCCCCAGCCCGCCAACCGCCCCGTCCTGAAGGTGGCCCAGTACGCCCAGAGTCACGGCGTGGCCCTGTTCTTCGTGACGGCCCGCCCGGGCATCCTCCACTGGCCCACGTCCTACAACCTCGAACACGACGGCTACCAGGTCACCGACCTCCGCGTACGCGGCCTCTTCGACCTCTTCAAGGACGTGGCCGACTACAAGACCGCGCAACGCGCCGACATCGAGAACCACGGCTACGAAATCATCGCCAACATCGGCAACAGCACCTCCGACCTGACGGGCGGCCACGCGGAAAAGACCTTCAAACTCCCGGACTACGACGGGCAGTTGTCCTGA
- a CDS encoding NACHT domain-containing protein, translated as MEPTAIGGKLASGLLASLLKKAFPADGPGAGLVPKPVRLSDRLSPGGEQRHLGEKEIRRLATHLVEEALATPGEPPFADAERTAATEALTRRLLALGDIDMDVVQAAQLDGRGLAGQLGRAAPRPDGLSADAGLFLERATEWACGQILEFFSRRSTFVARTVIEQSRAQARTAAAVDELLTRTRRPDTQDRDFETRYLTYLAKKHGKLTIYGIDLSNSPGRWPLDAAYLSLEAVRHDSEPLASAFGTAPAKPVRVPADEALAGHDRVLLRGVAGSGKTTLVQWLAVSAATEPTGRMAHLAGRVPFVLPLRTLTRHGEQLPSPAWFLTAVGCPLDGAQPDGWEYRVLTAGRGLVLIDGLDEVPEPERRRARAWLRDLAETFPGNRWLITSRPSAVDDEWLSDDGFTELVLSAMSPSDVASFIRRWHAAAETGVPEENELLAAYQAQLLDAVRTKPDLGRLATNPLMCGLICALHRDRRGYLPHGRKELYESALSMLLTRRDRERDMAVPELSEEPQLQLLQRLAYWLIRNGRTELDRDRAESIIAEGLPAVPAASALGDAAAVLRHFLVRTGLLLTPAPDTVHFVHRTFQDYLGARAAVEAGDFGLLAEHACDDQWSDVIRMAVAQARPRERAELLGLLAADRDERAQLLALACLEHATELDPSVRRKVQGLGRKLLPPRTAEEARQLALVGPLVLELLPGPEGLSDEEAEAVTATAALVGTDAAVPLLARYAKHSSSRVRSNLVRAWDRFDPSTYADELLARVDSRDFFVGVSSPEILCAVPRLGPRARLAFNGALRLTDIMRVIPEGVRSIAIAENPLIQDLGPLTSLRSLKRVILIDCPRVTDVSPLADLNLSDLALHDVGALSALDRFTTLRDLTVMSELPAGLRDLPEGAPLNGLYLGAGALAGGLRGLSNWPRLRRLDLCSGVDLLGPSDWSELASHPTISELSVSAHAVRHCADASVLPRVESLRVLDVLGYEDLSALGRLCPNVRTVRLGAHHGITLDASAYEADFPGVEVVSRRARAYAF; from the coding sequence ATGGAGCCGACAGCCATCGGCGGCAAGCTGGCCTCCGGGCTGCTCGCCTCCCTGCTGAAGAAGGCGTTCCCGGCCGACGGCCCCGGCGCGGGGCTGGTCCCGAAGCCCGTGCGGCTGAGCGACCGGCTCTCTCCGGGCGGGGAGCAGCGACACCTGGGCGAGAAGGAGATACGCCGACTCGCCACGCATCTGGTCGAGGAGGCCCTGGCCACACCGGGAGAACCACCCTTCGCCGACGCCGAGCGGACGGCCGCCACCGAAGCCCTGACCCGCAGGCTCCTCGCCCTCGGCGACATCGACATGGACGTGGTGCAGGCAGCTCAGCTCGACGGGCGCGGGCTTGCCGGGCAACTGGGTCGAGCGGCTCCGCGCCCCGACGGACTCTCCGCCGACGCCGGCCTGTTCCTGGAGCGGGCCACCGAGTGGGCCTGCGGCCAGATCCTGGAGTTCTTCAGCCGCCGCTCCACCTTCGTGGCCCGGACGGTCATCGAACAGAGCCGCGCGCAGGCCAGGACGGCCGCCGCGGTGGACGAGCTGCTGACCCGCACCCGCAGACCGGACACCCAGGACCGCGACTTCGAGACCCGGTACCTGACCTACCTGGCGAAGAAGCACGGCAAGCTCACGATCTACGGCATCGACCTCAGCAATTCACCGGGCCGCTGGCCGCTGGACGCCGCCTATCTGAGCCTGGAGGCGGTCCGGCACGACAGCGAACCGCTCGCCTCGGCGTTCGGCACGGCACCCGCCAAGCCGGTCCGCGTCCCCGCCGACGAGGCGCTGGCCGGGCACGACCGTGTGCTGCTGCGGGGTGTGGCGGGCTCGGGCAAGACCACGCTGGTCCAGTGGCTCGCGGTGTCGGCCGCGACCGAGCCGACCGGCCGCATGGCGCATCTCGCGGGCCGCGTCCCGTTCGTCCTCCCCTTGCGCACCCTCACCCGGCACGGCGAGCAACTGCCGTCTCCCGCCTGGTTCCTGACTGCCGTGGGCTGCCCGCTCGACGGGGCCCAGCCGGACGGCTGGGAGTACCGGGTGCTGACCGCCGGGCGCGGCCTCGTCCTGATCGACGGACTCGACGAGGTACCGGAACCCGAGCGGCGACGGGCCCGCGCCTGGCTGCGCGACCTCGCGGAGACGTTCCCCGGCAACCGCTGGCTCATCACCTCCCGCCCCTCGGCCGTGGACGACGAGTGGCTCTCCGACGACGGCTTCACCGAGCTGGTCCTCTCCGCGATGAGCCCCTCGGACGTCGCCTCCTTCATCCGCCGCTGGCACGCGGCCGCCGAGACGGGGGTGCCGGAGGAGAACGAGCTACTGGCCGCGTACCAGGCCCAGTTGCTCGACGCGGTCCGCACGAAGCCGGACCTGGGCCGCCTCGCCACCAACCCCCTGATGTGCGGCCTGATCTGCGCGCTGCACCGGGATCGACGGGGCTATCTCCCGCACGGCCGCAAGGAGTTGTACGAGTCGGCACTCTCCATGCTGCTGACGCGCCGCGACCGGGAACGGGACATGGCCGTCCCGGAGCTCAGCGAGGAGCCCCAACTCCAGTTGCTGCAAAGGCTCGCCTACTGGCTGATCCGCAACGGCCGCACGGAACTGGACCGGGACCGCGCGGAAAGCATCATCGCGGAGGGGCTTCCGGCGGTACCGGCGGCGTCGGCACTCGGCGACGCGGCGGCCGTACTTCGCCACTTCCTCGTCCGCACGGGCCTGTTGCTCACCCCGGCCCCCGACACCGTCCACTTCGTCCACCGCACCTTCCAGGACTACCTGGGCGCGCGGGCAGCCGTGGAGGCAGGCGACTTCGGCTTGTTGGCCGAGCACGCCTGCGACGACCAGTGGTCCGACGTGATCCGCATGGCAGTGGCCCAGGCCCGGCCGAGGGAACGGGCGGAGCTGCTGGGTCTGCTGGCGGCGGACCGCGACGAACGCGCTCAGCTATTGGCCTTGGCCTGCCTGGAGCACGCAACGGAGCTGGATCCTTCGGTACGGCGGAAGGTTCAGGGCCTCGGACGCAAGCTGCTGCCACCTCGGACGGCGGAGGAGGCCAGACAACTGGCCCTGGTCGGCCCACTCGTACTCGAGTTGCTGCCAGGTCCCGAGGGGCTGTCGGACGAGGAGGCGGAAGCGGTGACCGCTACGGCGGCGCTGGTGGGCACCGACGCGGCAGTTCCGCTGCTCGCGCGGTACGCCAAGCATTCTTCGAGCCGGGTGCGAAGCAACCTCGTGCGGGCCTGGGATCGCTTCGACCCCTCCACATACGCCGACGAGCTGCTGGCACGTGTGGACTCCCGTGACTTCTTCGTCGGTGTCTCTTCACCCGAGATCCTGTGCGCCGTACCCCGTCTCGGCCCACGGGCGCGGCTGGCGTTCAACGGGGCACTCCGCCTGACGGACATCATGCGGGTGATCCCGGAGGGCGTACGAAGCATTGCCATCGCGGAGAATCCTTTGATCCAGGACCTGGGACCGCTCACCTCCCTCCGGTCGCTCAAGCGCGTGATCCTGATCGACTGTCCGAGGGTGACGGACGTGTCTCCCCTGGCGGACCTGAACCTCAGCGATCTGGCCCTGCACGACGTAGGCGCGCTCTCCGCGCTGGACCGCTTCACCACCTTGCGCGACCTGACGGTGATGAGCGAGCTGCCCGCAGGTCTGCGAGATCTGCCTGAAGGCGCTCCGCTGAACGGGCTCTACCTGGGCGCCGGAGCACTGGCCGGCGGCTTGCGCGGGCTGAGCAACTGGCCGAGACTCAGGCGGCTGGACCTGTGCAGCGGGGTGGACCTGCTGGGCCCCTCGGATTGGTCCGAGTTGGCATCCCACCCCACCATCAGCGAGCTGTCCGTATCCGCGCACGCCGTACGTCATTGCGCCGATGCTTCTGTACTGCCCCGCGTCGAGAGCCTGCGGGTGCTCGACGTCCTGGGCTATGAGGACTTGAGCGCGCTCGGAAGGCTCTGTCCGAATGTGCGCACCGTGCGTCTCGGTGCGCACCACGGCATCACCCTGGACGCGAGCGCGTACGAGGCGGACTTCCCCGGGGTCGAAGTGGTGAGCCGACGGGCCCGCGCCTACGCCTTCTGA
- a CDS encoding SCO3374 family protein translates to MAGSIPPASSALPFPRPRRPLGPAPKDAARHWYERVLGWATEPGAPLRLVTGVRFDVLDVPAEAGAVALRHLAPASPVALGGGRMRLLVAAGSAEELPGLLDWLEWGPLALDLRALGTGDLLEAPAPPVRAVGAAVPRPGSGPAAGAVQGAAVWLRPPEPGCDVEAVLPALPSFEGVTGAPDLVRLVDTVAAQCHRVRLRRLCAEPPVRGRDQPLAFS, encoded by the coding sequence ATGGCTGGCTCAATTCCCCCGGCGTCATCGGCGCTCCCCTTCCCGCGCCCGAGGCGTCCGCTCGGCCCGGCCCCGAAGGACGCGGCCCGGCACTGGTACGAACGTGTGCTGGGCTGGGCGACCGAGCCCGGAGCGCCGTTGCGGCTGGTGACGGGGGTGCGCTTCGACGTGCTGGACGTCCCGGCCGAGGCCGGCGCGGTGGCGCTGCGGCATCTGGCGCCCGCCTCACCGGTGGCCCTGGGAGGCGGCCGGATGCGGCTGCTGGTGGCCGCGGGCAGCGCGGAGGAGCTGCCGGGGCTGCTCGACTGGCTGGAGTGGGGGCCGCTGGCGCTGGATCTGCGGGCACTGGGCACCGGGGATCTGCTGGAGGCGCCGGCACCGCCCGTGCGGGCCGTGGGCGCGGCGGTGCCGCGTCCCGGCTCCGGGCCGGCGGCCGGGGCCGTACAGGGGGCCGCCGTATGGCTGCGACCCCCCGAGCCGGGGTGCGATGTGGAGGCGGTGCTGCCCGCGCTGCCGTCCTTCGAGGGCGTCACGGGCGCCCCCGATCTCGTGCGGCTGGTGGACACCGTGGCAGCGCAGTGCCACCGGGTCCGGCTGCGGCGACTGTGCGCCGAGCCGCCCGTGCGGGGGCGTGATCAGCCGTTGGCCTTCTCGTAG